The following proteins are co-located in the Eleginops maclovinus isolate JMC-PN-2008 ecotype Puerto Natales chromosome 1, JC_Emac_rtc_rv5, whole genome shotgun sequence genome:
- the LOC134861262 gene encoding microphthalmia-associated transcription factor-like isoform X5 — MTSRILLRQQLMREQLQEQERREQQKQEASHYPQTTAAQTPAINVSVPASLPPAAQVPMEVLKVQTHLENPTKYHIQRSQQQQVKRYLGKLGSQVLSLPCHNQSSDHGGMPPGPGNSAPNSPMALLTLNSNCEKEMDDVIDDIISLESSYSDDLLGLMDPGLQMANTIPVNANIMDMYGNQGMAQQCLPISNSCPANLPNIKREYSVSQSPAIMHMLDKSGSCGKYDNYQRPEGFPVEVRAMAKERQKKDNHNLIERRRRFNINDRIKELGTLIPKSNDPDMRWNKGTILKASVDYIRRLQREQQRAKEMETRQKKLEHANRHLLLRIQELEMQARAHGLVITSSALCSSELAARSIKQEHSLEDCRQELYTLHSNHQLLPDCTPEPPGTLELNEGHSNYPEGHYSVHSKLGSKLNDILMEDTLSPVRGGDPLLSSASPDTSKDSSRKSSVSMDENDQVC; from the exons ATGACATCACGCATCCTGTTGCGGCAGCAGCTGATGCGGGAGCAGCTTCAGGAGCAGGAGCGGCGGGAGCAGCAGAAACAAGAGGCCTCCCATTACCCACAAACCACGGCGGCCCAGACCCCTGCCATCAATGTCAGTGTCCCTGCCAGTCTACCGCCTGCTGCCCAGGTGCCAATGGAGGTgctcaag GTCCAGACTCACCTGGAGAACCCGACCAAGTACCACATCCAGCGctcgcagcagcagcaggtgaagcGGTACCTGGGGAAACTCGGCTCTCAGGTGTTGAGCCTTCCCTGCCACAACCAGTCCTCTGACCACGGGGGCATGCCGCCAGGGCCGGGAAACAGCGCCCCCAACAGCCCTATGGCCTTACTGACCCTGAACTCTAACTGCGAGAAAGAG ATGGACGATGTCATTGATGACATTATAAGTCTGGAGTCCAGTTACAGTGATGATCTCCTCGGCTTGATGGACCCAGGACTTCAGATGGCTAAcacg ATCCCTGTGAATGCTAACATCATGGACATGTATGGTAATCAGGGTATGGCCCAGCAATGTCTGCCCATCAGCAACTCCTGCCCCGCCAACCTGCCCAACATCAAAAGGGAATACTCTG TTTCACAATCCCCGGCCATCATGCACATGCTGGATAAATCTGGATCCTGCGGAAAATATGACAACTATCAAAGGCCTGAAGGGTTCCCAGTGG AAGTTAGGGCCATGGCAAAGGAAAGGCAGAAGAAGGATAACCATAATTTGA ttGAGAGAAGACGGCGGTTTAACATCAACGATCGAATCAAGGAATTGGGAACCTTAATTCCTAAATCCAATGACCC GGACATGCGCTGGAACAAAGGCACAATCCTGAAGGCGTCAGTGGACTACATCAGGAGACTACAGCGGGAACAGCAGAGGGCCAAAGAGATGGAGACTCGCCAGAAGAAGCTCGAGCATGCTAATCGTCATCTGCTGTTGAGGATACAG gagTTGGAGATGCAGGCGCGGGCTCACGGTCTGGTCATCACCTCTTCGGCACTCTGCTCGTCTGAACTGGCGGCCCGGTCCATTAAGCAGGAGCACTCTCTGGAGGACTGTCGCCAGGAGCTGTACACCCTCCACTCCAACCACCAACTCCTACCGGACTGCACTCCAGAACCGCCCGGCACCCTGGAGCTGAACGAAGGCCACTCCAACTACCCAGAGGGTCACTACAGCGTTCACAGCAAGCTGGGCTCCAAACTCAACGACATCCTCATGGAAGACACCTTGTCACCGGTGAGAGGGGGGGACCCTTTGCTCTCGTCCGCCTCCCCAGACACCTCCAAGGACAGCAGCCGTAAGAGCAGTGTGAGCATGGATGAGAATGATCAGGTCTGTTAG
- the LOC134861262 gene encoding microphthalmia-associated transcription factor-like isoform X3 yields MRVDRVNSSPSDQHGSSKPPLSSSAMTSRILLRQQLMREQLQEQERREQQKQEASHYPQTTAAQTPAINVSVPASLPPAAQVPMEVLKVQTHLENPTKYHIQRSQQQQVKRYLGKLGSQVLSLPCHNQSSDHGGMPPGPGNSAPNSPMALLTLNSNCEKEMDDVIDDIISLESSYSDDLLGLMDPGLQMANTIPVNANIMDMYGNQGMAQQCLPISNSCPANLPNIKREYSVSQSPAIMHMLDKSGSCGKYDNYQRPEGFPVEVRAMAKERQKKDNHNLIERRRRFNINDRIKELGTLIPKSNDPDMRWNKGTILKASVDYIRRLQREQQRAKEMETRQKKLEHANRHLLLRIQELEMQARAHGLVITSSALCSSELAARSIKQEHSLEDCRQELYTLHSNHQLLPDCTPEPPGTLELNEGHSNYPEGHYSVHSKLGSKLNDILMEDTLSPVRGGDPLLSSASPDTSKDSSRKSSVSMDENDQVC; encoded by the exons ATGAGGGTCGACAGAGTCAACAG cagcCCGTCGGACCAGCACGGCTCCTCCAAGCCCCCGCTGAGCTCCTCCGCCATGACATCACGCATCCTGTTGCGGCAGCAGCTGATGCGGGAGCAGCTTCAGGAGCAGGAGCGGCGGGAGCAGCAGAAACAAGAGGCCTCCCATTACCCACAAACCACGGCGGCCCAGACCCCTGCCATCAATGTCAGTGTCCCTGCCAGTCTACCGCCTGCTGCCCAGGTGCCAATGGAGGTgctcaag GTCCAGACTCACCTGGAGAACCCGACCAAGTACCACATCCAGCGctcgcagcagcagcaggtgaagcGGTACCTGGGGAAACTCGGCTCTCAGGTGTTGAGCCTTCCCTGCCACAACCAGTCCTCTGACCACGGGGGCATGCCGCCAGGGCCGGGAAACAGCGCCCCCAACAGCCCTATGGCCTTACTGACCCTGAACTCTAACTGCGAGAAAGAG ATGGACGATGTCATTGATGACATTATAAGTCTGGAGTCCAGTTACAGTGATGATCTCCTCGGCTTGATGGACCCAGGACTTCAGATGGCTAAcacg ATCCCTGTGAATGCTAACATCATGGACATGTATGGTAATCAGGGTATGGCCCAGCAATGTCTGCCCATCAGCAACTCCTGCCCCGCCAACCTGCCCAACATCAAAAGGGAATACTCTG TTTCACAATCCCCGGCCATCATGCACATGCTGGATAAATCTGGATCCTGCGGAAAATATGACAACTATCAAAGGCCTGAAGGGTTCCCAGTGG AAGTTAGGGCCATGGCAAAGGAAAGGCAGAAGAAGGATAACCATAATTTGA ttGAGAGAAGACGGCGGTTTAACATCAACGATCGAATCAAGGAATTGGGAACCTTAATTCCTAAATCCAATGACCC GGACATGCGCTGGAACAAAGGCACAATCCTGAAGGCGTCAGTGGACTACATCAGGAGACTACAGCGGGAACAGCAGAGGGCCAAAGAGATGGAGACTCGCCAGAAGAAGCTCGAGCATGCTAATCGTCATCTGCTGTTGAGGATACAG gagTTGGAGATGCAGGCGCGGGCTCACGGTCTGGTCATCACCTCTTCGGCACTCTGCTCGTCTGAACTGGCGGCCCGGTCCATTAAGCAGGAGCACTCTCTGGAGGACTGTCGCCAGGAGCTGTACACCCTCCACTCCAACCACCAACTCCTACCGGACTGCACTCCAGAACCGCCCGGCACCCTGGAGCTGAACGAAGGCCACTCCAACTACCCAGAGGGTCACTACAGCGTTCACAGCAAGCTGGGCTCCAAACTCAACGACATCCTCATGGAAGACACCTTGTCACCGGTGAGAGGGGGGGACCCTTTGCTCTCGTCCGCCTCCCCAGACACCTCCAAGGACAGCAGCCGTAAGAGCAGTGTGAGCATGGATGAGAATGATCAGGTCTGTTAG
- the LOC134861262 gene encoding microphthalmia-associated transcription factor-like isoform X4 yields MRVDRVNSPSDQHGSSKPPLSSSAMTSRILLRQQLMREQLQEQERREQQKQEASHYPQTTAAQTPAINVSVPASLPPAAQVPMEVLKVQTHLENPTKYHIQRSQQQQVKRYLGKLGSQVLSLPCHNQSSDHGGMPPGPGNSAPNSPMALLTLNSNCEKEMDDVIDDIISLESSYSDDLLGLMDPGLQMANTIPVNANIMDMYGNQGMAQQCLPISNSCPANLPNIKREYSVSQSPAIMHMLDKSGSCGKYDNYQRPEGFPVEVRAMAKERQKKDNHNLIERRRRFNINDRIKELGTLIPKSNDPDMRWNKGTILKASVDYIRRLQREQQRAKEMETRQKKLEHANRHLLLRIQELEMQARAHGLVITSSALCSSELAARSIKQEHSLEDCRQELYTLHSNHQLLPDCTPEPPGTLELNEGHSNYPEGHYSVHSKLGSKLNDILMEDTLSPVRGGDPLLSSASPDTSKDSSRKSSVSMDENDQVC; encoded by the exons ATGAGGGTCGACAGAGTCAACAG cCCGTCGGACCAGCACGGCTCCTCCAAGCCCCCGCTGAGCTCCTCCGCCATGACATCACGCATCCTGTTGCGGCAGCAGCTGATGCGGGAGCAGCTTCAGGAGCAGGAGCGGCGGGAGCAGCAGAAACAAGAGGCCTCCCATTACCCACAAACCACGGCGGCCCAGACCCCTGCCATCAATGTCAGTGTCCCTGCCAGTCTACCGCCTGCTGCCCAGGTGCCAATGGAGGTgctcaag GTCCAGACTCACCTGGAGAACCCGACCAAGTACCACATCCAGCGctcgcagcagcagcaggtgaagcGGTACCTGGGGAAACTCGGCTCTCAGGTGTTGAGCCTTCCCTGCCACAACCAGTCCTCTGACCACGGGGGCATGCCGCCAGGGCCGGGAAACAGCGCCCCCAACAGCCCTATGGCCTTACTGACCCTGAACTCTAACTGCGAGAAAGAG ATGGACGATGTCATTGATGACATTATAAGTCTGGAGTCCAGTTACAGTGATGATCTCCTCGGCTTGATGGACCCAGGACTTCAGATGGCTAAcacg ATCCCTGTGAATGCTAACATCATGGACATGTATGGTAATCAGGGTATGGCCCAGCAATGTCTGCCCATCAGCAACTCCTGCCCCGCCAACCTGCCCAACATCAAAAGGGAATACTCTG TTTCACAATCCCCGGCCATCATGCACATGCTGGATAAATCTGGATCCTGCGGAAAATATGACAACTATCAAAGGCCTGAAGGGTTCCCAGTGG AAGTTAGGGCCATGGCAAAGGAAAGGCAGAAGAAGGATAACCATAATTTGA ttGAGAGAAGACGGCGGTTTAACATCAACGATCGAATCAAGGAATTGGGAACCTTAATTCCTAAATCCAATGACCC GGACATGCGCTGGAACAAAGGCACAATCCTGAAGGCGTCAGTGGACTACATCAGGAGACTACAGCGGGAACAGCAGAGGGCCAAAGAGATGGAGACTCGCCAGAAGAAGCTCGAGCATGCTAATCGTCATCTGCTGTTGAGGATACAG gagTTGGAGATGCAGGCGCGGGCTCACGGTCTGGTCATCACCTCTTCGGCACTCTGCTCGTCTGAACTGGCGGCCCGGTCCATTAAGCAGGAGCACTCTCTGGAGGACTGTCGCCAGGAGCTGTACACCCTCCACTCCAACCACCAACTCCTACCGGACTGCACTCCAGAACCGCCCGGCACCCTGGAGCTGAACGAAGGCCACTCCAACTACCCAGAGGGTCACTACAGCGTTCACAGCAAGCTGGGCTCCAAACTCAACGACATCCTCATGGAAGACACCTTGTCACCGGTGAGAGGGGGGGACCCTTTGCTCTCGTCCGCCTCCCCAGACACCTCCAAGGACAGCAGCCGTAAGAGCAGTGTGAGCATGGATGAGAATGATCAGGTCTGTTAG
- the LOC134861262 gene encoding microphthalmia-associated transcription factor-like isoform X2, with product MQSESGIVPDFEVGEEFQEEPKTYYELKSQPLKNSSPSDQHGSSKPPLSSSAMTSRILLRQQLMREQLQEQERREQQKQEASHYPQTTAAQTPAINVSVPASLPPAAQVPMEVLKVQTHLENPTKYHIQRSQQQQVKRYLGKLGSQVLSLPCHNQSSDHGGMPPGPGNSAPNSPMALLTLNSNCEKEMDDVIDDIISLESSYSDDLLGLMDPGLQMANTIPVNANIMDMYGNQGMAQQCLPISNSCPANLPNIKREYSVSQSPAIMHMLDKSGSCGKYDNYQRPEGFPVVRAMAKERQKKDNHNLIERRRRFNINDRIKELGTLIPKSNDPDMRWNKGTILKASVDYIRRLQREQQRAKEMETRQKKLEHANRHLLLRIQELEMQARAHGLVITSSALCSSELAARSIKQEHSLEDCRQELYTLHSNHQLLPDCTPEPPGTLELNEGHSNYPEGHYSVHSKLGSKLNDILMEDTLSPVRGGDPLLSSASPDTSKDSSRKSSVSMDENDQVC from the exons ATGCAGTCTGAATCGGGAATAGTTCCCGACTTCGAGGTTGGAGAGGAGTTTCAAGAGGAGCCTAAAACGTATTACGAATTGAAGAGTCAACCCTTGAAAAACAG cagcCCGTCGGACCAGCACGGCTCCTCCAAGCCCCCGCTGAGCTCCTCCGCCATGACATCACGCATCCTGTTGCGGCAGCAGCTGATGCGGGAGCAGCTTCAGGAGCAGGAGCGGCGGGAGCAGCAGAAACAAGAGGCCTCCCATTACCCACAAACCACGGCGGCCCAGACCCCTGCCATCAATGTCAGTGTCCCTGCCAGTCTACCGCCTGCTGCCCAGGTGCCAATGGAGGTgctcaag GTCCAGACTCACCTGGAGAACCCGACCAAGTACCACATCCAGCGctcgcagcagcagcaggtgaagcGGTACCTGGGGAAACTCGGCTCTCAGGTGTTGAGCCTTCCCTGCCACAACCAGTCCTCTGACCACGGGGGCATGCCGCCAGGGCCGGGAAACAGCGCCCCCAACAGCCCTATGGCCTTACTGACCCTGAACTCTAACTGCGAGAAAGAG ATGGACGATGTCATTGATGACATTATAAGTCTGGAGTCCAGTTACAGTGATGATCTCCTCGGCTTGATGGACCCAGGACTTCAGATGGCTAAcacg ATCCCTGTGAATGCTAACATCATGGACATGTATGGTAATCAGGGTATGGCCCAGCAATGTCTGCCCATCAGCAACTCCTGCCCCGCCAACCTGCCCAACATCAAAAGGGAATACTCTG TTTCACAATCCCCGGCCATCATGCACATGCTGGATAAATCTGGATCCTGCGGAAAATATGACAACTATCAAAGGCCTGAAGGGTTCCCAGTGG TTAGGGCCATGGCAAAGGAAAGGCAGAAGAAGGATAACCATAATTTGA ttGAGAGAAGACGGCGGTTTAACATCAACGATCGAATCAAGGAATTGGGAACCTTAATTCCTAAATCCAATGACCC GGACATGCGCTGGAACAAAGGCACAATCCTGAAGGCGTCAGTGGACTACATCAGGAGACTACAGCGGGAACAGCAGAGGGCCAAAGAGATGGAGACTCGCCAGAAGAAGCTCGAGCATGCTAATCGTCATCTGCTGTTGAGGATACAG gagTTGGAGATGCAGGCGCGGGCTCACGGTCTGGTCATCACCTCTTCGGCACTCTGCTCGTCTGAACTGGCGGCCCGGTCCATTAAGCAGGAGCACTCTCTGGAGGACTGTCGCCAGGAGCTGTACACCCTCCACTCCAACCACCAACTCCTACCGGACTGCACTCCAGAACCGCCCGGCACCCTGGAGCTGAACGAAGGCCACTCCAACTACCCAGAGGGTCACTACAGCGTTCACAGCAAGCTGGGCTCCAAACTCAACGACATCCTCATGGAAGACACCTTGTCACCGGTGAGAGGGGGGGACCCTTTGCTCTCGTCCGCCTCCCCAGACACCTCCAAGGACAGCAGCCGTAAGAGCAGTGTGAGCATGGATGAGAATGATCAGGTCTGTTAG
- the LOC134861262 gene encoding microphthalmia-associated transcription factor-like isoform X1, translated as MQSESGIVPDFEVGEEFQEEPKTYYELKSQPLKNSSPSDQHGSSKPPLSSSAMTSRILLRQQLMREQLQEQERREQQKQEASHYPQTTAAQTPAINVSVPASLPPAAQVPMEVLKVQTHLENPTKYHIQRSQQQQVKRYLGKLGSQVLSLPCHNQSSDHGGMPPGPGNSAPNSPMALLTLNSNCEKEMDDVIDDIISLESSYSDDLLGLMDPGLQMANTIPVNANIMDMYGNQGMAQQCLPISNSCPANLPNIKREYSVSQSPAIMHMLDKSGSCGKYDNYQRPEGFPVEVRAMAKERQKKDNHNLIERRRRFNINDRIKELGTLIPKSNDPDMRWNKGTILKASVDYIRRLQREQQRAKEMETRQKKLEHANRHLLLRIQELEMQARAHGLVITSSALCSSELAARSIKQEHSLEDCRQELYTLHSNHQLLPDCTPEPPGTLELNEGHSNYPEGHYSVHSKLGSKLNDILMEDTLSPVRGGDPLLSSASPDTSKDSSRKSSVSMDENDQVC; from the exons ATGCAGTCTGAATCGGGAATAGTTCCCGACTTCGAGGTTGGAGAGGAGTTTCAAGAGGAGCCTAAAACGTATTACGAATTGAAGAGTCAACCCTTGAAAAACAG cagcCCGTCGGACCAGCACGGCTCCTCCAAGCCCCCGCTGAGCTCCTCCGCCATGACATCACGCATCCTGTTGCGGCAGCAGCTGATGCGGGAGCAGCTTCAGGAGCAGGAGCGGCGGGAGCAGCAGAAACAAGAGGCCTCCCATTACCCACAAACCACGGCGGCCCAGACCCCTGCCATCAATGTCAGTGTCCCTGCCAGTCTACCGCCTGCTGCCCAGGTGCCAATGGAGGTgctcaag GTCCAGACTCACCTGGAGAACCCGACCAAGTACCACATCCAGCGctcgcagcagcagcaggtgaagcGGTACCTGGGGAAACTCGGCTCTCAGGTGTTGAGCCTTCCCTGCCACAACCAGTCCTCTGACCACGGGGGCATGCCGCCAGGGCCGGGAAACAGCGCCCCCAACAGCCCTATGGCCTTACTGACCCTGAACTCTAACTGCGAGAAAGAG ATGGACGATGTCATTGATGACATTATAAGTCTGGAGTCCAGTTACAGTGATGATCTCCTCGGCTTGATGGACCCAGGACTTCAGATGGCTAAcacg ATCCCTGTGAATGCTAACATCATGGACATGTATGGTAATCAGGGTATGGCCCAGCAATGTCTGCCCATCAGCAACTCCTGCCCCGCCAACCTGCCCAACATCAAAAGGGAATACTCTG TTTCACAATCCCCGGCCATCATGCACATGCTGGATAAATCTGGATCCTGCGGAAAATATGACAACTATCAAAGGCCTGAAGGGTTCCCAGTGG AAGTTAGGGCCATGGCAAAGGAAAGGCAGAAGAAGGATAACCATAATTTGA ttGAGAGAAGACGGCGGTTTAACATCAACGATCGAATCAAGGAATTGGGAACCTTAATTCCTAAATCCAATGACCC GGACATGCGCTGGAACAAAGGCACAATCCTGAAGGCGTCAGTGGACTACATCAGGAGACTACAGCGGGAACAGCAGAGGGCCAAAGAGATGGAGACTCGCCAGAAGAAGCTCGAGCATGCTAATCGTCATCTGCTGTTGAGGATACAG gagTTGGAGATGCAGGCGCGGGCTCACGGTCTGGTCATCACCTCTTCGGCACTCTGCTCGTCTGAACTGGCGGCCCGGTCCATTAAGCAGGAGCACTCTCTGGAGGACTGTCGCCAGGAGCTGTACACCCTCCACTCCAACCACCAACTCCTACCGGACTGCACTCCAGAACCGCCCGGCACCCTGGAGCTGAACGAAGGCCACTCCAACTACCCAGAGGGTCACTACAGCGTTCACAGCAAGCTGGGCTCCAAACTCAACGACATCCTCATGGAAGACACCTTGTCACCGGTGAGAGGGGGGGACCCTTTGCTCTCGTCCGCCTCCCCAGACACCTCCAAGGACAGCAGCCGTAAGAGCAGTGTGAGCATGGATGAGAATGATCAGGTCTGTTAG
- the LOC134861262 gene encoding microphthalmia-associated transcription factor-like isoform X6, translating into MPPGPGNSAPNSPMALLTLNSNCEKEMDDVIDDIISLESSYSDDLLGLMDPGLQMANTIPVNANIMDMYGNQGMAQQCLPISNSCPANLPNIKREYSVSQSPAIMHMLDKSGSCGKYDNYQRPEGFPVEVRAMAKERQKKDNHNLIERRRRFNINDRIKELGTLIPKSNDPDMRWNKGTILKASVDYIRRLQREQQRAKEMETRQKKLEHANRHLLLRIQELEMQARAHGLVITSSALCSSELAARSIKQEHSLEDCRQELYTLHSNHQLLPDCTPEPPGTLELNEGHSNYPEGHYSVHSKLGSKLNDILMEDTLSPVRGGDPLLSSASPDTSKDSSRKSSVSMDENDQVC; encoded by the exons ATGCCGCCAGGGCCGGGAAACAGCGCCCCCAACAGCCCTATGGCCTTACTGACCCTGAACTCTAACTGCGAGAAAGAG ATGGACGATGTCATTGATGACATTATAAGTCTGGAGTCCAGTTACAGTGATGATCTCCTCGGCTTGATGGACCCAGGACTTCAGATGGCTAAcacg ATCCCTGTGAATGCTAACATCATGGACATGTATGGTAATCAGGGTATGGCCCAGCAATGTCTGCCCATCAGCAACTCCTGCCCCGCCAACCTGCCCAACATCAAAAGGGAATACTCTG TTTCACAATCCCCGGCCATCATGCACATGCTGGATAAATCTGGATCCTGCGGAAAATATGACAACTATCAAAGGCCTGAAGGGTTCCCAGTGG AAGTTAGGGCCATGGCAAAGGAAAGGCAGAAGAAGGATAACCATAATTTGA ttGAGAGAAGACGGCGGTTTAACATCAACGATCGAATCAAGGAATTGGGAACCTTAATTCCTAAATCCAATGACCC GGACATGCGCTGGAACAAAGGCACAATCCTGAAGGCGTCAGTGGACTACATCAGGAGACTACAGCGGGAACAGCAGAGGGCCAAAGAGATGGAGACTCGCCAGAAGAAGCTCGAGCATGCTAATCGTCATCTGCTGTTGAGGATACAG gagTTGGAGATGCAGGCGCGGGCTCACGGTCTGGTCATCACCTCTTCGGCACTCTGCTCGTCTGAACTGGCGGCCCGGTCCATTAAGCAGGAGCACTCTCTGGAGGACTGTCGCCAGGAGCTGTACACCCTCCACTCCAACCACCAACTCCTACCGGACTGCACTCCAGAACCGCCCGGCACCCTGGAGCTGAACGAAGGCCACTCCAACTACCCAGAGGGTCACTACAGCGTTCACAGCAAGCTGGGCTCCAAACTCAACGACATCCTCATGGAAGACACCTTGTCACCGGTGAGAGGGGGGGACCCTTTGCTCTCGTCCGCCTCCCCAGACACCTCCAAGGACAGCAGCCGTAAGAGCAGTGTGAGCATGGATGAGAATGATCAGGTCTGTTAG